A single region of the Podospora pseudopauciseta strain CBS 411.78 chromosome 1, whole genome shotgun sequence genome encodes:
- a CDS encoding hypothetical protein (COG:L; EggNog:ENOG503NVWC), whose protein sequence is MGKKKNNMANRGVASALATANLPLINLTNLTKDTEPAATPVARSDSEGKSSSGSLKRPGPHDDDADGDDGWQTIERGRPVKKHKKIPTPNSARYPALHFSEKSRLQSKVNLSAFRDLILYLFADGPAPQWISVSQRPEFRKVVAIMVPGLEEAMFEPGVDYSKYETPTLDQAIKQIGDGSSPDHYYPRPLSKEALPTSLQPFADMFPHLWPVKAPGDDKYGRLHSPLTTMLTAPLNKNKDKSKDKAGPDSHRDIRTRITEFLATPEELMDNGFPVHPALLPEGERRDSFKNPEGWAHTRVSKLEDGDVPESEIQQGSITAGREVLAIDCEMCLTGPGELALTRVSLVSWDGETVLDELVKPEKPITDYVTQYSGITKEMLDPVTTTLSDIQAKLLDLLHPRTILLGHSLDSDLKALQLAHPFIVDTSMLFPHARGPPLKNSLKYLAQRHLSREVQKGGGTINGHDSVEDAKTCLDLVKKKCEKGKAWATGDSQGENLFRRLARSGTAYRATAGPEATGGLPVGKTSAAVEWGDVSRSACNAATVAISCKTDAEVEAGVIRAVKGDPDGLEVPGGGVDFVWARLRELEFVQGWANRHKPNTPPVATVAEETPEVQDVNGDAEKEAVSPLEECLSTLAQRLQRIHAALPPCTLLMVLSGTGDPREMSRLQAMHSQFKKEYNTPGTKWDQLSVKWTTDEEDALRKAVKVARAGVGFLSVK, encoded by the coding sequence ATgggtaaaaagaaaaacaacatGGCGAACCGCGGAGTTGCCAGTGCCTtggccaccgccaacctACCACTCATCAATCTCACCAATCTCACCAAGGACACGGAACCTGCCGCAACACCAGTGGCTCGGAGTGACTCTGAAGGAAAATCCTCCTCGGGCAGTCTTAAGCGGCCCGGTcctcatgatgatgatgctgacggcgatgatggttGGCAGACCATTGAGCGCGGCCGGCCAGTTAAAAAACACAAGAAGATTCCCACTCCCAACTCAGCTCGATATCCTGCCCTGCATTTCTCAGAGAAGTCAAGACTGCAGTCCAAGGTCAACCTTTCAGCTTTCCGCGATCTAATCCTGTATCTTTTCGCCGATGGTCCCGCGCCACAATGGATCTCCGTCTCACAGCGCCCAGAGTTCAGAAAGGTTGTTGCCATCATGGTGCCTGGTCTGGAGGAGGCCATGTTCGAGCCCGGTGTCGACTATTCCAAGTATGAGACGCCCACGCTGGATCAAGCGATCAAGCAGATTGGCGATGGTTCTTCTCCAGATCACTACTACCCTCGGCCTCTCAGCAAAGAGGCCTTGCCAACCTCGTTGCAACCGTTTGCAGACATGTTCCCGCACCTCTGGCCTGTCAAGGCACCCGGGGACGACAAGTATGGCAGATTGCACTCGCCTTTGACCACGATGCTCACTGCCCCTCTGAATAAGAACAAAGATAAGAGCAAAGACAAGGCCGGGCCAGACTCTCACAGAGATATCAGAACTAGAATCACCGAGTTCCTCGCCACTCCAGAAGAACTGATGGACAACGGATTTCCAGTGCATCCAGCCTTGCTGCCAGAAGGCGAGCGCAGGGACTCTTTTAAGAATCCAGAAGGATGGGCACACACCAGGGTCAGCAAGcttgaagatggagatgttCCCGAGAGCGAAATCCAGCAAGGGAGCATCACAGCTGGGCGAGAGGTCCTTGCCATCGACTGCGAGATGTGTTTGACCGGGCCTGGCGAGCTTGCTCTCACGAGAGTGAGCTTGGTTTCTTGGGATGGCGAAACAGTTCTTGACGAGCTGGTCAAGCCTGAGAAGCCCATCACCGATTATGTCACCCAATACTCAGGAATCACCAAGGAGATGCTCGATCCTGTCACAACAACCCTGAGCGATATCCAGGCTAAACTGCTTGATCTTTTACATCCCCGCACAATCCTCTTGGGTCACTCACTTGACTCGGATCTCAAAGCTCTCCAACTCGCCCATCCCTTCATCGTGGACACGTCGATGCTCTTCCCCCACGCTCGCGGCCCACCGCTCAAAAACTCACTCAAGTACCTTGCCCAACGCCACCTGAGCCGTGAAGTCCAGAAAGGCGGTGGCACCATCAATGGGCATGACAGTGTGGAAGACGCCAAAACCTGTTTAGACCTCGTCAAGAAGAAGTGTGAGAAAGGAAAGGCCTGGGCTACCGGTGACTCGCAAGGCGAGAATTTGTTCAGACGCCTCGCCCGCTCCGGAACAGCCTACCGCGCCACAGCCGGGCCCGAGGCAACTGGCGGTCTCCCTGTGGGGAAAACGAGTGCAGCTGTTGAATGGGGCGATGTGTCCAGAAGTGCTTGCAACGCTGCGACGGTTGCCATATCCTGCAAGACGGACGCCGAGGTTGAAGCGGGCGTGATTCGCGCAGTCAAGGGCGACCCGGATGGATTGGAGGTTCCAGGAGGCGGTGTTGACTTTGTctgggcgaggttgagaGAGTTGGAGTTTGTTCAGGGGTGGGCCAACAGACACAAGCCGAACACTCCTCCTGTTGCTACGGTTGCAGAGGAGACGCCCGAGGTTCAAGACGTGAATGGCGATGCTGAGAAAGAGGCAGTTTCTCCTCTGGAGGAGTGCCTATCTACGCTTGCGCAGCGACTCCAGAGGATCCACGCTGCGTTGCCCCCTTGCACactgttgatggtgttgagcgGGACGGGCGACCCGAGGGAGATGAGCAGACTGCAGGCTATGCATTCCCAGTTCAAGAAGGAGTATAACACTCCTGGGACGAAGTGGGATCAGCTCAGTGTGAAGTGGACgacggacgaggaggacgcgTTGAGGAAGGCAGTCAAGGTGGCGAGGGCCGGTGTTGGATTCCTAAGCGTCAAATAA
- a CDS encoding hypothetical protein (EggNog:ENOG503P8R8): protein MKTASCECKKCQASVGKFSNLWIQIGNSYLGPVIGSDEDLAIRCEGKTRIGGNGTLVEGCHLQNLFCDGCAAILGFRCIETPVNHVLDDNQVLLRIASVNLLGEEREELKPEVKRVLSINEPSRTSNGGPPDLSSNFPSTIEFQQLKFELEGQKDYLRRIDSNGFRIVAGLDKRVARVESDSKTLHETVSGFKGSILGVQDSLKSLLGSELNGIDKFGTQQKATLEGLRSRVSLVSDGLDIIQQQATDLAEELREEVSGLKNQLEQTTGELHMLRAEIKVSVSADNYARDMAAMRTEIAQLRRDLGTVRSNEHERVAPSFPSRELEILTSNIAKIGNRASQVETLQMEFEILKERVDRAEANYGASNNRRVAYPLDPEASLPHPGARKRASSPKPEPGSKRRVPSDQFSDYTVSGHSAAPLTPLRQSSTTNLQNPKKRSRPKTAAALSNSGGR, encoded by the exons ATGAAGACGGCCTCCTGCGAATGCAAAAAATGCCAGGCATCAGTTGGGAAGTTTTCCAATCTTTGGATCCAGATTGGCAATAGCTATCTCGGCCCTGTGATTGGATCAGACGAGGATTTGGCCATTCGATGCGAAGGAAAGACAAGAATCGGGGGGAATGGGACTCTGGTGGAAGGATG CCATTTACAAAACCTTTTCTGTGACGGTTGTGCAGCCATACTCGGCTTTCGATGCATTGAGACCCCAGTCAACCATGTCCTCGACGA CAACCAAGTTCTGTTGAGAATCGCGTCTGTCAATCTGCTCGGTGAGGAAAGAGAAGAGCTTAAACCCGAGGTCAAAAGAGTCCTCAGCATCAACGAACCGTCAAGAACGAGCAATGGTGGGCCGCCCGACCTGTCCTCAAATTTCCCCAGTACCATCGAGTTTCAGCAGCTTAAGTTCGAACTCGAAGGCCAAAAAGACTACCTCAGACGTATTGACAGTAATGGCTTCAGAATTGTGGCAGGCTTGGACAAACGTGTGGCTCGTGTGGAGAGTGATTCAAAGACACTACATGAAACAGTGAGTGGGTTCAAGGGAAGCATACTCGGCGTACAGGATAGCCTCAAGTCACTACTCGGATCAGAGCTGAACGGGATTGATAAATTCGGAACCCAGCAAAAGGCGACACTGGAAGGCCTTCGGAGCCGGGTGTCCCTGGTCAGTGATGGCCTCGACATAATCCAACAGCAGGCAACAGATCTCGCCGAAGAGCTGCGAGAGGAAGTCTCAGGTCTCAAGAACCAACTTGAACAGACGACAGGAGAGCTTCATATGCTGAGGGCCGAGATCAAAGTGAGCGTCAGCGCCGACAACTATGCCCGCGATATGGCTGCTATGCGCACCGAGATCGCGCAGCTCAGAAGAGATCTTGGCACTGTGCGCAGCAACGAACACGAGCGTGTTgccccttcttttccctcaaGGGAGCTCGAGATTCTCACCAGCAACATCGCGAAGATTGGTAATCGAGCCAGCCAGGTCGAGACTTTACAAATGGAGTTTGAGATCTTGAAAGAGAGGGTCGACAGAGCAGAGGCAAATTATGGGGCATCCAATAATCGACGTGTGGCATATCCCTTGGATCCAGAGGCATCTCTTCCCCACCCAGGAGCGAGGAAGCGGGCTTCTTCGCCCAAGCCGGAGCCTGGATCAAAACGAAGAGTGCCCTCGGACCAATTCTCGGATTACACGGTCTCTGGACACAGTGCTGCGCCGCTCACCCCGTTGAGGCAGAGTAGCACGACAAACTTGCAAAATCCCAAGAAACGGAGTCGTCCCAAGACAGCTGCTGCATTATCCAACTCGGGAGGCAGGTGA
- a CDS encoding hypothetical protein (EggNog:ENOG503P26V; COG:B): protein MPPTPPPGTAFSSGPHGRSLVATQDFTPGSLIATFSSPTLALPDGPSMRTTCNYCLRVGSNEGFSPVSLKACTGCKAAVYCGPTCQRAHWKSIHKAECKMFARVRETTGKDWLPTPARALAQVLLTNDKGIRDPFDGSDPLESNLEGFKADEQVWGDFELQAMAAMTYSGVFMNEDGLRVAMRFLCQIQTNAFNRLDADTGMSGIFLDPALARVNHSCVPNAFIGFDKRTATLRAERPIKEGEEITISYIANDKPRSIRREGLRLYYFECDCPRCVDDLDVYQVAQTSPVISLNSFSLQPDLTKFREPAIDKSGISMNQIEIIYKVVYDQTKSEQDTSIEAARTRWKLCKPLVEAKMWAVEPLPTTILLLATNWQTNYKWAVYALPLACFLATQCDPIKLVAPFMPWRIKGVMIITKLLAFTGELTSSGELAKRCTHEGIVGALAMADQVTMCQALLHIVVHQGSIGAAEDWDVLKEAKMMLKDLESLPGRVDESKMVQAWARDPEDPQAKAFFESEVLKPVNTLASFAPEILEDVLVQGQGSVVRR, encoded by the exons atgccaccaacaccgccccCAGGAacagccttctcctccggccCTCACGGCCGCTCCCTCGTCGCAACCCAGGACTTCACCCCTGGCTCCCTCATCGccaccttttcctcccccaccctcgccctccccgaTGGCCCCAGCATGAGAACAACATGCAACTACTGTCTCCGTGTCGGTTCCAATGAGGGCTTCTCCCCCGTCTCACTCAAAGCCTGTACCGGCTGCAAGGCAGCTGTGTACTGCGGCCCAACGTGCCAGCGTGCCCACTGGAAGTCGATCCACAAGGCCGAGTGTAAGATGTttgcgagggtgagggagactACGGGCAAAGACTG GCTGCCTACCCCCGCAAGAGCACTGGCCCAAGTCCTCCTAACAAACGACAAGGGCATCCGCGACCCCTTTGACGGGTCCGACCCCCTCGAGAGCAACCTCGAAGGCTTCAAAGCAGACGAGCAAGTGTGGGGTGACTTTGAACTCCAAgccatggcggcgatgaCCTACTCGGGTGTTTTCATGAACGAGGACGGGCTGAGAGTGGCGATGAGATTTCTGTGTCAGATCCAAACCAATGCGTTCAATCGGCTCGATGCGGACACGGGCATGTCGGGGATTTTTCTCGATCCTGCGCTGGCGAGGGTGAATCACTCTTGTGTGCCGAATGCGTTTATCGGGTTTGATAAGAGGACGGCGACGCTGAGGGCGGAGAGACCGAttaaggagggggaggagattaCGATTTCTTACATTG CAAACGACAAGCCTCGGTCGATACGCCGTGAAGGACTTAGACTCTACTACTTTGAGTGCGACTGCCCACGGTGTGTGGATGATCTTGATGTATACCAGGTTGCTCAGACATCGCCGGTCATTTCACTTAACTCGTTCAGCTTGCAGCCGGATCTTACAAAGTTCCGAGAGCCGGCTATCGACAAATCAGGTATCTCGATGAACCAAATCGAGATTATTTACAAAGTGGTCTATGACCAGACAAAATCAGAGCAGGACACCTCGATTGAAGCGGCACGGACTCGCTGGAAATTGTGCAAGCCCTTGGTTGAAGCAAAGATGTGGGCAGTCGAACCATTACCAACcacaatcctcctcctcgcaaCCAACTGGCAGACCAACTACAAATGGGCCGTTTACGCCCTACCACTGGCTTGTTTCTTGGCAACCCAATGCGATCCCATCAAGCTTGTTGCCCCATTCATGCCGTGGCGCATCAAGGGCGTCATGATTATTACGAAACTGCTGGCTTTCACGGGAGAACTGACGTCAAGCGGGGAACTGGCAAAAAGGTGTACTCACGAGGGCATTGTTGGTGCTTTGGCGATGGCGGATCAAGTCACCATGTGCCAAGCTCTCCTCCACATCGTCGTCCATCAGGGCTCTATCGGCGCTGCTGAGGATTGGGACGTATTGAAGGAGGCCAAAATGATGCTGAAGGATCTTGAGAGTTTGCCCGGACGGGTAGACGAATCGAAGATGGTACAGGCGTGGGCTAGAGACCCTGAAGATCCGCAAGCAAAAGCATTTTTTGAGAGCGAGGTGCTCAAGCCCGTCAACACGTTGGCTTCCTTCGCGCCGGAGATTTTGGAGGATGTGCTTGTCCAAGGGCAAGGATCGGTAGTTCGACGTTAG
- the GIM5 gene encoding subunit of tubulin prefoldin (BUSCO:EOG092655L0; COG:O; EggNog:ENOG503P452) codes for MASQGRQQGGEQISLDTLTAPQLSAVKKQLDEEVEHLSQSYAQLAAAQSKFKECLRVVKSGSETFDEKKPILVPLTNSLYVKGRMADPDKVIVDVGTGFYVEKDTKSAAEFYEAKVKELAANIQGLEGIVQAKTQNLRLVEEVLRQKVLAAGPAAGQAAQAS; via the exons ATGGCCAGCCAAGGAAGACAGCAAGGAGGAGAGCAAA TCTCCCTCGATACCCTCACAGCCCCCCAACTCTCGGCCGTGAAAAAGCAACTCGACGAAGAAGTCGAGCACCTCTCTCAATCTTACGCCCagctcgccgccgcccaaTCCAAGTTCAAGGAGTGCCTCCGGGTCGTCAAGTCCGGCTCCGAGACCTTTGACGAGAAAAAGCCCATCCTCGTCCCCTTGACCAACTCCCTCTACGTCAAGGGCCGGATGGCCGACCCGGACAAGGTCATTGTTGATGTCGGGACTGGGTTTTACGTCGAAAAG GACACCAAGAGCGCGGCAGAGTTTTATGAggccaaggtcaaggagTTGGCTGCGAATATTCAAGGACTGGAGGGCATCGTGCAGGCCAAGACTCAGAATTTGaggctggtggaggaag TTCTCAGACAAAAGGTCTTGGCTGCTGGACCAGCTGCTGGCCAGGCTGCTCAGGCGTCATGA
- a CDS encoding hypothetical protein (EggNog:ENOG503PI0G) has product MDTMERKHFRLGIFLAPPSTIDVDPADFALRTKLELIGKDTLCDIKAINVDDTTTQISIHSPGTKAAQDAAQRVRKLLIEEADIKDMWRTNGLLCPSKSGADYSAIVFGRDRCAVVPSASAPTVSETTSGTHQAKYKAQLSDILDRAVGSLVRDPNKMQMRVKIGYLQRREIWNPEKRRYNSAEMERELEYAAFRDVINLSPYVPVDVVEALRVALINGDESLPAVVRESVDSDSEPEFSLYIVTPNLEIECMVEGVKAGRGRKPRIMPVCAYQRAKVYNEFSVLNACPDRGTDWELKISQEVSRREGRPRLPLTEDDMARLTKISQGTYAGGFPKISVSQEFIKKNKVTNIVGKVIWTLELSFKYSLEITVYHSFGTNTTKPPTTTTLLSIFSPDWDDHLGLPVTIPREWDKSFATQLLTSRDKTQVPYPLTQAGGDEHPLDEFLSWVSWVQEMLDNLLSAGAKGSSRVVS; this is encoded by the exons ATGGACACCATGGAACGGAAGCATTTTCGActgggg ATCTTTCTCGCcccaccctccaccatcgATGTCGACCCGGCCGACTTTGCTCTACGCACAAAGTTGGAACTGATCGGCAAGGATACCTTGTGTGACATTAAGGCCATCAATGTCGACGACACGACCACCCAAATTTCCATACATTCACCTGGCACCAAGGCTGCGCAGGACGCTGCCCAGCGAGTGAGGAAACTACTCATCGAGGAAGCCGACATCAAAGACATGTGGAGAACCAATGGCCTGCTGTGCCCATCCAAGTCAGGTGCAGATTACTCGGCCATCGTGTTTGGTCGTGATAGATGCGCTGTCGTCCCCTCAGCATCGGCCCCAACCGTCTCGGAAACCACCTCTGGGACTCATCAAGCCAAGTATAAGGCCCAGCTGTCTGATATTCTTGACCGGGCCGTCGGATCACTTGTCCGAGACCCAAACAAGATGCAGATGCGTGTCAAGATCGGCTACCTACAGCGACGTGAAATTTGGAACCCAGAGAAGAGGAGGTACAACTCGGCCGAAATGGAGCGTGAGCTAGAGTATGCCGCCTTCCGCGACGTAATCAATCTTTCACCATA TGTTCCTGTCGATGTGGTTGAAGCCCTCAGAGTCGCCCTGATCAACGGGGATGAAAGTTTGCCAGCAGTGGTCCGAGAGAGCGTTGACTCCGACTCCGAACCCGAGTTCTCCCTATATATAGTCACGCCAAATTTGGAGATCGAGTGTATGGTAGAAGGCGTTAAGGCGGGCAGAGGCCGAAAGCCTAGAATCATGCCCGTGTGCGCCTATCAACGAGCCAAAGTCTACAACGAATTCTCAGTCCTCAATGCTTGCCCCGACAG AGGTACTGATTGGGAGTTGAAGATTTCCCAGGAGGTCAGCCGCAGGGAAGGCAGGCCCCGTCTACCTTTGACTGAAGATGACATGGCTAGGCTCACCAAGATCAGCCAAGGTACATATGCAGGTGGCTTCCCCAAGATTTCGGTGTCTCAAGAGttcatcaagaagaacaaggtGACGAACATTGTGGGCAAGGTCATCTGGACCCTGGAGCTGAGTTTCAAGTATAGCCTTGAGATTACGGTGTACCATTCGTTCGGAACGAACACAACGAAGCCTCCGACTACGACAACTCTGCTCTCCATATTCAGTCCTGACTGGGACGATCACCTCGGGCTCCCCGTTACGATTCCGCGGGAATGGGACAAGAGTTTTGCCACTCAACTCCTGACCTCGAGAGACAAGACCCAGGTCCCATACCCCTTGACGCAGGCTGGTGGCGATGAGCATCCACTGGATGAGTTTTTGTCGTGGGTATCGTGGGTGCAGGAGATGCTTGATAACCTGCTGAGTGCAGGGGCAAAGGGCTCGAGCCGAGTCGTGTCCTGA
- the ORC1 gene encoding Origin recognition complex, subunit 1 (EggNog:ENOG503NU0T; COG:L): MPGVVDGRSRKRHLPGVLREDSDDELGTEDLPWEWIYANEPDTEENNGRKRKRATWQDGQIIGARNGNFECYLGDTTLLKADSSNEAWVGIICEFQEDEEGEMAANFMWFSSPNEIRSAKKRTDYVENELYITTSFDVNALSTINGKAHVMSQQAFMNEFPTGKVPRKSKQYGKVFICRRGCNTRTCTYTEEFIWEDIYHGREDLEALQERLQKETKATRKKKPAKDESPERDYKFEVDPEADGEYAPGVYRTPKKARIRDAVTPSSRHKKTGNKPATPSSHRRIVVKKHLEFTPLATRVLSPMHVHASPYQVARTQLHVASVPTSLPCRESEFSLVYSHLEAAITDGSGTCIYISGTPGTGKTATVREVVSHLDAAVRADELDDFIFVEINGMKITDPHQSYALLWEALKGQRVSPAQALDLLEREFSHPSPRRVPCVVLMDELDQLVTKNQGVMYNFFNWPGLRHSRLIVLAVANTMDLPERTLSNKISSRLGLTRITFPGYNHEQLMRIVQSRLEGVPGDIVDPDAIQFAARKVAAVSGDARRALDICRRAVELAEADAKVNDLSDDATPNTPTKTPARKKDESPQKKKKSSAGRVTIETVRRAINEATSNPLQQYLRSLPFASKLLLTALCLRIQRTGLAESTFGDVLEEMQRMLKLTVNESRPLKLLEKRATGQKGEGADDGTGLMITKAKQTGQLIRPAGLGSAAVDLTGAGIINLEGQRPERPSKMRLAVGDEEVRLAFRDDPEIKGVGVML; encoded by the exons ATGCCTGGCGTCGTCGATGGGCGCTCGAGAAAGCGCCATCTCCCAGGCGTCCTAAGAGAGGATTCTGACGACGAGCTGGGAACAGAAGACCTTCCGTGGGAATGGATTTATGCCAACGAGCCAGACACCGAGGAAAACAATGGGAGGAAACGAAAACGAGCTACGTGGCAAGATGGCCAGATTATTGGCGCTCGTAATGGCAATTTCGAGTGCTATTTGGGAGACACGACGCTTCTGAAGGCCGATAGCTCCAACGAAGCCTGGGTTGGCATAATATGCGAGTTccaggaggacgaggagggcgagatgGCCGCCAACTTCATGTGGTTCTCGTCGCCAAACGAGATTCGCAGCGCAAAGAAGAGGACGGATTATGTGGAG AACGAGCTCTACATCACCACCTCGTTCGATGTCAACGCCTTGTCGACCATCAATGGCAAGGCCCATGTTATGTCGCAGCAAGCCTTCATGAACGAATTCCCAACAGGCAAAGTGCCACGCAAATCCAAGCAGTATGGAAAAGTATTTATTTGCCGAAGGGGCTGCAACACCAGAACATGCACCTACACCGAGGAGTTCATCTGGGAGGATATCTACCACGGCAGGGAAGACCTCGAGGCTCTCCAGGAGCGGCTTCAGAAGGAGACCAAGGCAACTCGGAAAAAGAAGCCCGCGAAAGACGAATCCCCCGAGCGAGACTACAAGTTTGAGGTCGACCCAGAAGCAGATGGAGAATATGCCCCTGGCGTCTACCGCACCCCAAAGAAGGCTCGTATCAGGGACGCCGTCACCCCCAGCAGCCGACACAAAAAGACAGGCAACAAACCggcaaccccctcctcccaccggcgCATCGTCGTCAAAAAGCACCTTGAATTCACACCCCTAGCCACCCGAGTCCTCTCTCCTATGCACGTTCACGCCTCCCCATATCAGGTAGCCCGCACCCAGCTCCACGTCGCTTCAGTTCCCACCAGTCTACCATGTCGCGAATCCGAGTTCAGTCTCGTCTATTCGCACCTCGAAGCTGCCATCACCGACGGCTCCGGAACCTGCATCTACATCTCTGGTACTCCGGGTACAGGCAAAACCGCCACCGTGCGCGAGGTAGTTTCCCACCTCGATGCCGCCGTTCGCGCCGACGAGCTCGACGACTTTATCTTTGTCGAGATCAACGGCATGAAAATCACCGACCCTCATCAATCTTACGCCTTGCTGTGGGAAGCCCTCAAAGGCCAGCGCGTTTCCCCGGCCCAAGCCCTCGACCTTCTGGAGCGAGAATTCagccacccctccccccgtcGTGTGCCCTgcgtggtgttgatggaCGAACTCGACCAGCTGGTGACCAAAAACCAGGGCGTCATGTACAACTTTTTCAACTGGCCCGGCCTCCGCCACTCCAGGCTCATCGTCCTGGCGGTAGCCAACACGATGGACTTGCCCGAACgaaccctctccaacaaaaTCAGCTCCCGTCTTGGTTTGACGCGTATCACGTTCCCGGGGTACAACCACGAACAGCTCATGCGTATCGTCCAGTCTCGCCTGGAAGGTGTCCCAGGTGACATCGTGGACCCGGATGCAATCCAATTCgcggcgaggaaggtggCTGCCGTCAGCGGTGACGCCCGCCGGGCTCTGGATATCTGTCGACGAGCGGTCGAACTGGCGGAAGCAGACGCGAAAGTTAATGACCTTTCCGACGATGCCACGCCAAACACGCCGACGAAAACCCCCGCCAGGAAGAAGGACGAATCGCcccagaaaaagaagaagagttCTGCTGGGAGGGTAACGATCGAGACTGTCCGAAGAGCTATCAACGAGGCCACTTCCAACCCGCTGCAGCAATACCTCCGCTCTTTGCCCTTTGCCTCGAAACTTTTGTTGACGGCACTGTGCTTACGGATTCAGAGGAcggggttggcggagagTACGTTTGGGGATGTGCTCGAGGAGATGCAGCGGATGCTCAAGCTGACGGTCAATGAGTCTCGGCCGTTGAAGTTATTGGAGAAAAGGGCTACAGGGcagaagggggaaggggcagACGATGGAACAGGGTTGATGATTACAAAGGCGAAGCAGACGGGGCAGTTGATCAGACCGGCTGGGTTGggttctgctgctgttgatcTTACCGGGGCCGGGATTATCAATCTGGAGGGGCAGAGGCCGGAGAGGCCGAGCAAAATGAggctggcggtgggggatGAAGAGGTTAGGTTGGCGTTTAGGGATGATCCTGAGATTAAAGGGGTGGGTGTGATGCTTTaa
- the NAS6 gene encoding putative ankyrin-repeat protein (EggNog:ENOG503NXYE; COG:O) encodes MENQDKFAIHAAARDGKATVVESLLNANPKLAKLKDDDGRLPIHWAASYNHHEIVNLLVQQKGFDVDAKDDMGWTPLMIAASVKDSDRVVDLLLARDADVNETTPNSSLDSPPLHSLQVQPRPRPQAPRRAQTSRFRPRPRQARPVPPPPRRRRRFGPLDQPVSQAQKSPERQRFSWTNGVASCYCRGAW; translated from the exons ATGGAAAATCAAGACAAGTTCGCCATCCACGCAGCCGCTCGTGACGGGAAAG CGACCGTTGTAGAGTCTTTGCTGAAT GCCAATCCCAAGCTCGCCAAGCTGAAAGACGACGATGGCCGTCTTCCCATCCACTGGGCGGCTTCGTACAACCACCACGAGATTGTCAACCTCCTGGTTCAACAGAAAGGGTTTGATGTCGACGCCAAA GATGACATGGGCTGGACCCCTCTCATGATCGCAGCCAGCGTCAAGGACTCGGACAGAGTGGTcgatctcctccttgccaGAGATGCCGACGTGAATGAGACAA cacctaACTCCTCTCTAGACAGTCCTCCACTTCATAGCCTCCAAGtccaacctcgacctcgccCGCAAGCTCCTCGAAGAGCACAAACCTCCCGCTTCCGTCCGCGTCCGCGACAAGCGAGGCCAgtaccccctccaccgcgccgccgccgtcggtTCGGTCCCCTTGATCAACCTGTTTCTCAAGCACAAAAGTCCCCTGAACGCCAGCGATTCAGCTGGACAAACGGCGTTGCATCATGCTATTGCCGAGGGGCATG gTGA